From the Pocillopora verrucosa isolate sample1 chromosome 11, ASM3666991v2, whole genome shotgun sequence genome, the window GTTAGTAATAAATAACCAGTACCTTCACTAGATTCACGCATTCAACACAGACATCATACATAATCGGCTCAGGGGAAATGCTTTTCAACTGTGGAAGtacttgattgttacacaaaatttttcttgtcattACTACAGGAACTTTGTACAGAAAAGTGTGGAGAACATACGCCTACTGACGTTACAAGGTAAAAAAGTTAATTCAAAACTTTCTGAGTCAccagaatttatttttattgttctcGCACAGCAAGTCCTTTAAATTCTTCACTTGTTAAAAGCTAATGTCTTACTAGAAAGTTATGTGGTTTGGATGCTTAAGGAGCCTCCTTACAGGTTTGGCAATCCTTTCATTCCCAGAGGtgggcaaaaagaaaaattactctttGCAATATAAATAGATTTTAGAGTAGAAAGGCAGTGAGATGGGAGAAAATATCACCCTGAGGGTGTTTGATTTATTGCTAAATTCTCAAAgcttaaattaaagaaatgtgtGGAAGACAGAGCTGAGAATTTATATTTAGATCTTGTGGGTAAAAGGATGAATCTCTGAAGTTTAGGTTTCTGTAGAACAATCTTGCTTCTCTGAAGTAACAGACGGATCGGAAATAGGCAATGAAATATGCAGCAATACATCACTGGCATCCATAATATCTCCCGGATGCCCAAGGGCACCCTGGACAGTCACCACATTGCCGAGAGGGCCATCAACACTTATTCCAGTAGGAACGGTACTGTTAGACGTGGGGGTGGGGTCGGACAGAGTCGTGTTTTCATCAGTTTGTGACTGAAGGATTTGAGAGGGAAGAGTCGAAGTGACGGACATGGGGTTTTCGGTAACCATCATCACATTAGTCGATTCAGCTGGGGATAAAACAGAAGGTTCGTCTGACTGCGACTGAAGTATCTCGTCTGGTAGAGTGACCTGAGGAACCATTACGTTCACAGATAACTCATTGGCATTGCTAGTGCGGCTTAGAGTATGCTGTGGAAGTGTCATAGCGGGTGATGGCGATAAAGTAGCAGGAAGACCTGTCTCTATGTTTGACATAACTGTGACGTGTACGTCCCCCAAGGGATCTGGGCTGACGATGACGTCCCTGTTTTCCGGGCCAACTTGATGCATGCGTACTACTGGCCTGTCTGGGAGGTGTGTTCCGTCTAACGTCTGGGCGATTGCCGCCGGACCTAGAGGCAAAACACACGCATGAAAGGTTTAAACATCATACATAAAATTGGGATCAaagtcagtatctgagcaacagCGCACCGTCCCTTCCCCTCACCCAACTTTAACCCTAACTTGGTATCTGTCGGTAaatgttgttgggttaggggaggggtgggtacGCAGCTGCTTAAATCCTGAGATTGATCCAAAATTAGCATAAGTTTACATTGCACTGTCAAGCGATTTGCAGCTGCGCGTACGCTCTTAATGTTTGTTAGAGGTTAAGTGCACCGATCTACTTGTTCGTCTTATCACATCTATTTTACTTTCTGTCCGAGATCCGTTAGTCTTTGATGCTACCTTCCAGTCTTCACAAACTGCAAATTCTACCTATGTTTAGTAAGGCTTTACGCAGGTGGACGATAAGCTAgagcttagggttagggttgccTTGCCTGTGACAAGGACAAGTTATTTCGCGACATGCCGACTTTAAAAAGAGGTGTGCTTGCAGCCCTGCTATAATTAACGGCAAAAAGGGGAGAATCTCAAATTAAGTAGCCTGTTTCAGGCATTCGATTAGTAAAACGGAGCGAAAAAGCAAAGCACGATAGTAGCGGAGAAGTGAAAGGCGAAGGAGGCTTGGGTCGAGTCGGGTAAGTAATGTGTTCATTacgcgacccgacccaaacctctcccgttttttcactcctctgctACTTGTGCGCCGTTTACTGTCACTCTTCGTTTTACTAAAtaaacgcctggaacaggcGACGAATTAAGTTTTGAAAGCGTAGAACAACACCTACCCTGAAATGGAGGACTGGTGAAAGCCTGATTTGTGCTAGCTACATTGCTATCCTCGTCTCTATCCGATGTTGGGTGATGCGGCAAAGCAGTCTGTTCGCTCCCACCTTCTTTCGCATTGGATGCTTCCACCTGGAGCTCATCTTGCACCAGACTCTGGTGGCCTCCCAACTGACGGGTGTCTACAGTCTGGACAGCCTCTAGGCTGGTCTGGTCGACTGTGGCATGACTACCATCGCCCTGTGACACCACAGATGTTTGCAAATCGGCAGCAGGTTTTACAAACTTCGTGTGACTTAGACCTGCGCTGGTAAGTTCCGATGCTGTAATGGGACCGGAAATGTCTGTTTGTACAATGGCTTGCGTAAACTCGGGTCCAACCTCTGGGAGGGTTTGAACGGCGTGATGGGCCTGGAGAACAGTCACTACCTCCTACAACGAAAAATAAGTATTCGATTCAATCTATGCCAAgatcttttaaaacattttagttACATTTAAAGCTCAGTTAATCTTGAACGAGGCTATTTTTGAAGGAGAACTGTTAGAAATCTCTGTGTTAGACTTTAGGGTAAAGACAAGGGCGAATCTAAGAATACAACGGTCAACGTCGGGCATGCGCTTGACTCTTTGAACTCAGGCTATCTAGCTACTGGAATTCCGgtgatttatcattttgttttgaatcgtACCAAAAAGGTGTACGTTTTCTTTAAGACCGTCTAATGCTGCAATTCCGGTATACTTCATCTCTATCTGTTTTGCTCAGCAGTTTCAATGTTTGCATATGCGCAGACAATATACCGCTGTGCATCCATGCAAAACTGCCTTGTGACTCAAGACTAACTCTCGATCCCAGAgtctttgctttttttggtCACGTGGTAGAAGAAACGAGCGAAAGGCTACAGTTTGTAAAAAACGAGTGGCTCTTAGACGAGAATGTACTTAGTCTGCGAAAAATTACCAATAACCTGGTCATGTTGACTAGTATCAATTCCGTCAGATCCTGAGGTGAGTTCTCCCGTGTGCGCCTGCCTCACTAAACTTCCAGCCGGCTGCTGAATGATGTAGGTCTGTCCTGCAGGCGCTTGTATGATGTATGACGGTGTCCCTTGAACAGCGGACGCAGTGTGAAACATATCTTGTGGTGTAAGTGCATTGACTTGTACCACTTCGAATCTATTGTGACTGGTAGTGAGAGGAGATGTGTCGTCTTCTCTTGATACTGTTCCATCACTAGTGACTGGAATAAATTAAAGACAAGCTGAATTTCGGACAAGGTGCCGTTATATTGTATGTCATGGACAAAGTTAGCTTGATTAGGAAAGAAAATCGCCGAACAACTTGTCTACAAATCCATAAGTAGAAAGAATAAgggagatggtaagttttgagctcggtaaagaaatggagagagatgtttttagtcttgtcacgagcgtgggacaaagaaaaattctgagtccccaaaAGGAATTGAACTTCAGACCTacggattccgcgctccgatgttcTACTACTGAGCCACAGAAACTCTAatgtgagcgaggtctattacgaagttcatatgacacgtattctatttacaaacatgacgctatcgacattgttaatcctagcagtatgcaggacgcgtgtcatatgaacttcgtaatagacctcgctcacctcAGAGTCTCTGttgctcagtggtagagcatcggagcgcggaatccgaaggtctgaggtctaattcctcatggggactcagaatttttctatgtcccacgctcgtgacaagacaaaaaacaccTTTCTTCAAATCCAtaagtgcaaaaaaaaagaaaaaaaaattaccatcttCCTCAATATCCTCTTTTGGGAAGTCATATTTTCCCTCCAGTCCTCGCTCTCTGAGCAACAGACCACACTCTCTGTCGGTTTACCAGCGTAATATAAAGCCATGTGGGATGTTGGGATAACACTCATAAGTTTGTACATCACTCGCCCCTGGTTTGAGATCAACAAACCTTTCTCGTATTCTCCTAACATCCCAAGTTGCTTATGACGCCGGTAAACCGAAAGGAAGTGCGGTCTCTTACTTCTATAAAACAACCTTTAACTTTCTAGGGGTTTATAGGTAGGGACGACAGATTTTGACCAATAGGGGCGTTCTTAGCATCTCAGttatttaataataacaaatgacAAGCAACTCTCTTTAATTACCTGTTATTGTGTGAGAAATTCCCGAGTTTGTAATAGTTCCTGTCGATATAGGATTTACATGAACTGGTCTTGCACTGGGAACTAGGGACACCCGTGGCAAGTGAGTTCCTTTAAAGCGAGCTTCTTgtctttctattttgttttgcagtGTTGGGATGTAGTTgtggaataaaaaagaaactataGCTGTGGACCAAacaagacaacaaaaatgatTAGAATTATCTAAACGaaacagagcaattttcaattcattgtcgAAAGTAAACCGAGGTTGCATGGGTTTTACTTCACTTCGCCCTATGATTGGTCCAGTTAAACTCGAACCActctcccaaccaatcagatttaaaactattgaaaccaatcgcgactcggtcgcccacgttttcccgcgctttagacacTGGAGTTGTATTTACTTGGAGTTCCCGTTGGCTCTTAAAGTTTACTTCCTTTCCATCCATTTGCCATTGTGACTATTATGGTTTTGGTTTCTCGACAGTCAATCGAAAGGCGCCCGATTTTGAGAAGTAAGTCAACAAGACATCTTGATTTTCCacaagaaattgagaaaaaaaaaatacttgacaaaaaataaaaagtttacgATGATAATTCCTCAAGTGAGGAAAAAATTGTTACTAAGGATAGAACAGTAAAATTTTGAATTCTGCCCAATAgtaggaagagaaaaaaaaagtcggCGGCATCAGAGGGACGATAAATGCTGGAGTAGTATCTTAGAAGCCTTTTGTCCTTATCTTAATCATCTCGACAAATAATTTACGAGCAGGTTCTTATTATTAGTGCTGAAGGCTGcggacgcgcgtttctccgcctgCGGGAAGATTGGAGACGAGTTGAGGTGAGGTTTGCCTaacctacgtgtagccgtaccctcttCCCTccccccaaggtgaaacggaagtgacggacaaattttgtcggcgGTCTGTTTGAAGATTAGCCAGCTTCGGCCAAAACTTGTCGAGTCGCAACAAACTAtccgcacttgtaaaatgttggtgatgacagaaaatttgtctaaataaacaactttttcgctAGTGCGGGTAGGCCCTACCTCTGGTTTTAAATGTTCTCAACAAATGGAAGCTTAAGGAAACAGACATTTAATGAGAGTCAATACCTTCAAATGTCCCCATATCACTTTCAGGAACATGTTTTTTCAACGCCCACCACTTGCTTCTAAGCCACTGAGGGGAACGGACGCTTGAAGAGAACAAAATTGAAGGAGAGAGGGTATCAGTACTTCATTACACGACACAATTAAATGATTTATAAAATTAAAGAGTGTAGGAAGTTGAGAAAACCGACCTGGACCAGTTGCTTGCCATCACCTGCCAATCTAAATCATTCTCATCCTGAAGATTCATTTCGTGGATTCTAAAACAACAAATATACATAATgacctaaccctttaactcccaaaagtgattaacatgtaacttctccctttaaattcaaacattataaagcaaaaaggtaatgagaatactcaaacatatcaggCAGGAGTTGCTatcatgatctaacaccaaattctcataactgatttgcaaggaaatgtaaAGCAGATAGATAGGAGattttacaatcagatctttggagtaaAAGAGTTAAATGTGGAAGCTCTGTATCTGCTATGTTTTGATTCATGAGCAGGATAAGGAAATAAATAGCCTGTGTGGCTGGCATACAAAACATGGGAGGATTGGGAGTTTATGCAAGCACGAAGCACAATCGTTGAGATTTGTCCTTCCCAAATcccaaaaatcaaaatttttcctgGCATCAAATCCCCCTCAACACTCCCCTTGTAAGTCCATTACACAGGATATGGATCAATTTTGTAGATTTGTACTCTTCCTACTTAAGGCCTTAGATTACTGATTGAAAAACCTATGTGATATTTAATATTTACTAGGCATGTTCATGCAACTAACTGATATCCATTTATCAGGGTGTGAGCTGGGAAATTGGGCACAGTAGTTGGgtgaaactttcaatttttcactATAGTTTTATCAGGGTAGCAAAGATTTTTGAAAGCATTCCAAAACACTGACAGTCAGAAGAATTGTCTTTAATTGTTATCTTACCTGGTAATGAGTTGAATCTCATCCTGTTTTGTCCATTCTTGTCCtcctttttctttccagtttaaATAATTTAACCTGATCAAGGCAGCAAACACAAGGTCATATttagaaaatgaagaaaatgagaCAATTCTTTACTGACTGCTTTGCTAGTCTAGAACAACAATCTACCTCGGCCCTGAAGGGAGATGAAGTGGCCTACTGGAACTGGTTCTTTCAGGGTCAGGAAACAGGAGATGCACAACACCCACTCCCCCTTATTTGTGAACAACTGGAGGTTTCTAACATAACTTCACGGTTCTACAAAATCTGCTGTATTGTTTGCTATGTATTTTCAGCAGTTCACATTATGATGTGATTCTTTAGTGGTGCATGCCTGCTAAGGAAATCCTGGATCCCCCCTCTGGGAAATAAACCTATCTCAGATGTTTGGATGGATATTATAGCCCTATCTGTGGCTAATTTGCTAGAAATGGCCATGGAGGTCTCAAAAACTAGCAATAAAATTCTCACCATTTGGAGCGGCATTGCTTTTCTGATCTTGTGCCAACTCTCTCAGCAACAGCTGCCCAAGATATCCCAGCTGTAATGAAATCCCCAGAGGTTGCACTGCTAAGTTCATGTACTGCATTGGAAAGTCTCTGCTCTTCCTCTACAGTCCACTTGccttaaatgttaatttttgttaaaaaaaaattaaagtgactATGAA encodes:
- the LOC131771114 gene encoding cyclin-D-binding Myb-like transcription factor 1; protein product: MEVDGTNTQDELSGVSLQHEAACTVDAKALEENGGDLAFTPTFSPDGPVTTLAELSGVKRKHTDQTDEQVNKHLHLDPESSDGFADLATLVSMSSSVSLAVSQEVASQTFTNATIDNTGQLAPLSAQEAANATLTLSAAVAALAAGQLTQESSIIPASQPVVVSDNNNSVNQAWFTTKEDKDNLHGKGVKWRQGMWSKEENEQLKENILEYCKVNNIPDPNIIIFEMTKDDRKDFYRTIAKGIRRPLFAIYRRVLRMYDRRNYIGKYSSEEVEQLKSLKEKHGNDWATIGAAMGRSASSVKDRFRLMREHCHSGKWTVEEEQRLSNAVHELSSATSGDFITAGISWAAVAERVGTRSEKQCRSKWLNYLNWKEKGGQEWTKQDEIQLITRIHEMNLQDENDLDWQVMASNWSSVRSPQWLRSKWWALKKHVPESDMGTFEAIVSFLFHNYIPTLQNKIERQEARFKGTHLPRVSLVPSARPVHVNPISTGTITNSGISHTITVTSDGTVSREDDTSPLTTSHNRFEVVQVNALTPQDMFHTASAVQGTPSYIIQAPAGQTYIIQQPAGSLVRQAHTGELTSGSDGIDTSQHDQEVVTVLQAHHAVQTLPEVGPEFTQAIVQTDISGPITASELTSAGLSHTKFVKPAADLQTSVVSQGDGSHATVDQTSLEAVQTVDTRQLGGHQSLVQDELQVEASNAKEGGSEQTALPHHPTSDRDEDSNVASTNQAFTSPPFQGPAAIAQTLDGTHLPDRPVVRMHQVGPENRDVIVSPDPLGDVHVTVMSNIETGLPATLSPSPAMTLPQHTLSRTSNANELSVNVMVPQVTLPDEILQSQSDEPSVLSPAESTNVMMVTENPMSVTSTLPSQILQSQTDENTTLSDPTPTSNSTVPTGISVDGPLGNVVTVQGALGHPGDIMDASDVLLHISLPISDPSVTSEKQDCSTET